The following is a genomic window from Streptomyces sp. NBC_01381.
TTCTGTGCGGCGGACCTTGGTCTTCCGCATACATCGGGTCTGTGCGCGAGCTGCCATACGGGTGGGGCAGGTGACATCCGGAGAACTACGGAATCCGCTGCGTAAAGCGGGTCCGGCCCCGCTGGATAGGGTGGGCGGCGTGCGAGTGCTCCTGGTCGAGGACGACGACAACCTGCGCTTCGGGGTGGCGGCGGCCCTGCGCGCGGCCGGGCTTGCCGTCGACGAGACGGCCGATCTTCCGCAGGCCGACGAGGCGCTCTTCGTCACGGCGTACGACTGCGTGGTCTTCGACCGGAGGCTGCCGTCCGGGGACGCCGCCGTGTACGTCGACGCGATGCGCCGCAAGGGCAGTCCCGTACCGGTGCTCTTCCTCACCGCCCGAGACACCGTCGCCGACCGGGTCGACGGGTTCGCGAGCGGCGGCGACGACTACCTGGTCAAGCCGTTCGCCGTGCCGGAGCTCGTCGCCCGGGTGCGCAGTCTGTGCCGCAGGTCCGGGGCAGTGCGCCCGCCCGTTCACCGGGTCGCCGACGTGGAGATCGACACCGCCCGGCGCCAGGTGCGCCGCGCGGGGCTGCTCCTGACGCTGACCGGCAGGGAGTTCGCCGTACTCGAAGTCCTCGCGGCCCGCGCGGACCAGGCCGTGCCCCGCGCCGAACTCATCGAGAGCTGCTGGGACGAGATGACCGAGCCGCAGTCCAACGTCCTGGAGGTGCTGATCTCCCAGCTCCGTCGCAAGCTCGGCGATCCGCCGCTGATCCGCACCGTGCGCGGCGTCGGCTACCGCCTGGCCCCCGAGGACGCATGAGATCCCGTACCGCCCGACCCCTCACGCCCACCGCACGCGTACGCCGACTGCGCCGCCGCATCACCGCGCTGTTCGCGCTGACCAGCGCGGTAGGGCTGATCGGCTTGGCCGTCTTCGCCGTGCACAGCGACGACCGGCGGTGGCGTCAGCAGCTCGACCAGTCGATGGGGCAGGACACCAGCTGGGCGATCGGCCTCCTGATCACCGACGATGACGGCCGCCTCGACGCGCGCGAGCTCGCCGACACCATGGGTACGGGATGCCCTCCGCTGACGGTGCTCTCGGTACCGCCGGGCGATGAGAGCGCCCCCATGACGGTGGAGCACGCCCCGCGCCGCCCTTGTCTGACCGTCAGCACCTCTGACCTGCAGGCGGCGGGTGCGGCAGTGGTGCGCGGCGAGCACGCGGCGGCCGTCGACCGGCACACGACGGACGGGCGGCCCGTCCGGTTGTACGCCGATCCCTTCTACCCTCCTGAACCGGCGGAGGGCGAAGGGCCCCAGGGGGTCATCGTCACGATGGCCGGGACCGCCGACCAGCGGGCCGACCACCGCCGGATGACCTGGCTGGTGGCCGGGGCCTGCGCGGTCCTCGTCTGCCTCTCGGCGGCGGTCGGCCACCTGCTGTCCGGGCGGGCGATCCGGCCGGCGCTCGCCGCCCTGCGCCAGCAGGAGGCGTTCCTCGCCGACGCGGCGCACGATCTGCGGACACCGGCCGCCTCGCTGCGCACGCTCGCGGAGACCGCGCTGCGGGGCGAGACGGACAGCACGGACGTACTGCGGCGGTCGCTGCGGCTCGCGGACGGGATGGGCGGGCTCGTCGACGGGCTGCTGACGCGGGCGCGGCTGATGTCGGGTACGGAGACGCTGGTGCGGGAGCCGCTGCGGCTCGACCAGTTGGTGGAGGGGGTGGTCGCGGACGCCCCTGCCGAGGGGCATCGGGTGACGCTGCGTGCCGAGGAGACGGTGGTGGTGGCCGATGCCGATCTCGTACGCCGGGCCGTCGGCAATCTGCTCGGCAACGCGTTGGCCCATGGTCATGCGCCGGGGGAGCCTGCCGAGGTGGTCGTGACCGTGTCGCCGGACGGCACCGTGATGGTGGAGGACGCGGGGCCGGGGCTGCCGTCGCAGCTGGCGGAGGGTGCCACTCTGTTCGACCGCTTCCGAAGCGGCGGGGGGTCCACCGGCCTGGGGCTGTCCATCGCGGCGTGGGTCGCGCATGCGCATGGGGGTGCGTTGACCGCGGGTCCCGCTGAGGGCGGCGGAGCGAGGTTCGTCCTCCGCCTGCCCTTGGCCTGACCCACGCCGCCTCATCAAATCCTCAGGATCCGCCAGGCACGCTAGGTGCAACCGATCTTGGGAGTGCCCCGTTGAACCGCCTTGCCCTCACCCTTGCCGTACTCATTGTCGCCGCCTCTCTCGGCGGCTGTACCGCAGCGGAGGGTTCGACGCCCGAGCTCAAGCGGTTCTACGGGCAGCAGTTGAAGTGGAAGGACTGCGGCGATCTGCAGTGCGCCCGGCTCACCGTGCCCATGGACTATGACCGTCCCGGCAACGGCAAGACCTTCGTCCTGCCGGTGGCCAAGGCGGCGACCGCCGACCCCGACAAGCGCATCGGCTCGCTCGTCTACAACCCGGGCGGTCCCGGCGCGTCCGGCGTGAGCGACCTGAAGGACGACGGCGGTGAGACCTTCAGCGCCGCCGTGCGGGCCCGCTTCGACATCGTCTCCTTCGACCCCCGGGGCGTCGGCGGCAGCACACCTGCCGTGAAGTGCGCGGAGCCGGACGACACCGGCACGGATACGGACACCCCGGAGCCCCTTCGCCCCGACACCGCCGCCGACCGCTCCCGCGTCATCGCCGGAGCGGACGCCCAGGCCGAGGCCTGCAGGGAGAAGAGCCGCCGCATCCTCCGCCACGTCGGCACCGACGACGCCGCCCGCGACATGGACGTGCTGCGGGCGGCGATCGGCGACCGGAAGCTGACCTACCTCGGGTGGTCCTACGGGACGAGCCTCGGCACCTCGTACGCCGAACAGTTCCCGCGCCGCGTCCGCGCCCTGGCCCTGGACGGCGCCGTCGACCCCTCGCTCGACTGGCAGCAGCGGGCGATATCCCAGGGCGCCGGCTTCCGCAGGGCCGTGGACGACTACGCCGAGTACTGCGCCGACTTCGCGGGAGACAGCTGCCCCGGCGCGACCCCGCAGGAGATATCCGAGCTGATCGACGGGCTGTACGAGGAGACGGCGCGCGAACCTCTTCCGGCCGACGGCGATGCGTACGACGTCGACGCCAGAACCCTCCTCGACGTCGTGACGACCGCGATGTACACCCCCGAGGCTGACTGGAAGGACCTTTCAGAGGCCCTGAGCGCAGCGGCCGACGGCGACGGCACGCCACTGGCGGACCTCGCGGAGGGCGACGGCGAAGGGGCGACGGAGTCCCGCTCCAGGCCACGGGCCGTCGACAACAGCGACTCCGCCATCCTCGCCGTCAGCTGCCTGGACACCCCCCACCCGCGCAATGCCGCCCCCTACTGGAACGCCCTGGCCCCCGCCGAGAAGGCCGCGGGAGTGTACGGCACTTCGAGCGTGCTCGACGAACTCACCTGCAGGGACTGGCCCGCAGGCACCCAGCGTCCGCACCGGGTCCGTGCCGATGGCGTCCCGCCGGTCCTGGTGGTGGGCACCACCGGTGACCCGGCGACGCCGTACGAGGAGGCCGAGAGCCTGGCGGACCAGTTCCCCGGCGGCATGCTCCTGACGTACGAGGGCGTGGGCCACACCGCGTACGGCCGCGGCGACGCCTGCGTCACCCGCGCGGTCGACGACTACCTCATCGACCGCGAACCGGTCCGGAAGGGCAAGACGTGCTGACACGCCGCAACAGACGCGCGGCAGCCTGCCTGACAGCGGCCCTCCTGATCCCCCTGACACTGACCGCATGCACCACCGAGTCACATGCCCGCGCCCGGACCTGCCTCACCGGAACCCTCGCGTACGACCACCGCGACGCCGAAGCAGGCCCCGCCAAGCCCCTGGTCACCCGACCGGCCCGCAACGCCAACTGGGAACTGTGGGGCAGGACTTCGGGCCACTCGGACGCCCCCGGGCGCAAACTCGCCACCGGAATCACCGACAGCGGCAGCGGACGGTTCCGCGCCTGCGCCAAGGAGCCCGGCACCCTGCGCGAGGCCCACGTCAGGTTCCGCTCCGGCAGCACCGATCTCTGGCGGGTCGTCAGAAGCCGTACCTCGCAGCAGGAGTACGCCTTCGACTCGCCGTCACGGCGCGACGTGTCCGCCGATCAGAGCCTCGGCACGGTGAAGGTCCCCGCCGCCATGAGCAACGCCTGGCACATCACGGACACCCTCAACCTCCTCTACTGGAAGCGCGACAACCCCACGTCCGCGTGCTGGACCCGGCGTCAAGTCACCGGCAGATGCGACCAGTTGACCTTCGTCTGGACTCGGCGCGAAGCCGCCGAGGGCGCCGGCTACTTCGACCTCGGCGGGACCAACCGCGTCATCGCGGCAGGTGACATGACCGACTCCGAGCACTTCGTGCTCCACGAGGCGGGCCACTGGTTCCAGTGGCAGCTCTACGGCCGCGACCTCCCCGATGCGACGAACTGCGACCCGCACTACATCGAGAAGCGCAGCTCCGGCACGTGCGCCTGGACCGAGGGATTCGCCGACGCGACAGCCGCGTACGTCCTGGGCGACCACCGCTACGTCGACGAGACCGGCGCCGAGACCAGCCTGGAGAACGACGCCACCACCCCCGGCTGGGACCCCGGCGACGAGGTGCAGGGCCGCGTCGGCGGTTCGCTGCTCGACCTGTGGGCGAAGGACGGCCCCGACGGCGGCAGTTGGAACCGCACCCTGCGCCTGATGGCGAGCGAGCCGAGCGCGGACTTCCGCGAGTACTTCACCGTCGACCGCCCCAAGGCGTCACCGCCCCTGAGCACGACGGGAAGCGCCGAGGCCATCGTCGGCCGGCACACGATCAGCACTCGATGATGTTCACCGCGAGCCCGCCCCGAGCGGTCTCCTTGTACTTGACGCTCATGTCGGCCCCGGTCTCCTTCATGGTCTTGATGACCTTGTCGAGGGACACCTTGTGGCTGCCGTCGCCGCGCATCGCCATCTTCGCGGCGGTCACGGCCTTCACCGCCGCCATGCCGTTGCGCTCGATGCAGGGGATCTGGACGAGGCCGCCGACGGGGTCGCAGGTCAGGCCGAGGTTGTGCTCCATGCCGATCTCCGCGGCGTTCTCGACCTGCTCGGGGGAGCCGCCGAGGACCTCGGCGAGGGCGCCCGCCGCCATCGAGCAGGCGGAGCCGACCTCGCCCTGGCAGCCGACCTCGGCGCCGGAGATCGAGGCGTTCTCCTTGAAGAGCATGCCGATCGCGCCGGCCGCGAGCATGAAGCGGACCACGCCGTCCTCGTCGGCGCCGGGCACGAAGTTCATGTAGTAGTGCAGGACCGCCGGGATGATGCCCGCGGCGCCGTTCGTCGGGGCGGTCACGACCCGGCCGCCCGCCGCGTTCTCCTCGTTCACGGCCATCGCGTAGAGCGTGATCCACTCCATGGCGAGGGCCAGCGGGTCGCCCTCGGAGCGGAGTTTGCGGGCCGAATTGGCCGCGCGGCGGCGGACCTTCAGGCCGCCCGGCAGGATGCCCTCGCGGGACATGCCGCGGGACACGCACGACTGCATGACGCCCCAGATGTCGAGCAGCCCCGAGCGGATCTCCGCCTCGGTGCGCCAGGCCTTCTCGTTCTCCAGCATCAGCGCGGAGATGGAAAGGCCGGTCTCGCGGGTGAGCCGCAGCAGCTCGTCGCCGGTGCGGAAGGGGTGCTTCAGCACCGTGTCGTCCAGCACGATCGGGTTCTCGCCCGCGACCGCGTCCTCGTCGACGACGAAGCCGCCGCCCACCGAGTAGTACGTCTTCTCCAGGAGGAGCGTGCCTTCACGGTCGTACGCGAAGATCGTCATGCCGTTGGCGTGGTACGGCAGGGCCTTGCGGCGGTGCAGGATCAGGTCCTCGTCGAAGTCGAAGGCGATCTCGTGCATGCCGAGCAGGTTGAGGCGGCCGCTGCTCTTGATCTGCTCGACCCGGTCGTCGGCGGTCTCCACGTCCACCGAGCGGGGGGACTCGCCCTCCAGGCCGAGGAGCACCGCCTTGGGGGTGCCGTGCCCGTGGCCGGTCGCGCCGAGCGAGCCGAACAGCTCGGAGCGTATCGAGGTGGTGTGGGCCATCAGGCCCTCGTTCTTCAGGCGGCTCGCGAAGATGCGGGCCGCGCGCATCGGGCCCACCGTGTGGGAGCTCGACGGGCCGATGCCGATCGAGAACAGGTCGAAGACCGAGAGGGCCACGGGAACTCCAAGGGTGGTTGGTAGACGCCGTTGTCTGCCGGGGTGACGCAGAAGAACAAGGCGGTGCAGAAAGTACGAGTACGGTCACGCGGTGCGGGGCACCGCGCACACTGTCCTCACTGTCCAGTGTGCGGGGTGCCCCGACGTTTCGTACGTACGAACAAAAGCGTACGCAAAGGGTACGAAACTACTTCAAGCCGGGGTACAGCGGGTGCTTGTCGGCCAGCGCGGTCACGCGGCCCTTCAGGGCCTCCGCGTCGAAGCCCGGCTTCAGGGTCTCGGCGATGATGTCGGCGACCTCACGGAAGTCGTCCTCCTGGAAGCCGCGGGTCGCGAGCGCCGGCGTACCGATCCGCAGGCCCGATGTGACCATCGGGGGGCGCGGGTCGTTCGGGATCGCGTTGCGGTTGACCGTGATGCCGACCTCGTGGAGACGGTCCTCGGCCTGCTGGCCGTCCAGGTCGGAGTTGCGCAGGTCCACCAGGACCAGGTGCACGTCCGTGCCGCCGGACAGGACGGAGACGCCGTGCTCCGTGACGTCGTCCTGCACCAGGCGCTCGGCCAGGATGCGGGCGCCGTCCAGGGTGCGCTGCTGGCGCTCCTTGAACTCCTCGGAGGCCGCGACCTTGAAGGAGACGGCCTTGGCGGCGATCACGTGCTCCAGGGGGCCGCCCTGGAAGCCGGGGAAGACCGCCGAGTTCAGCTTCTTCGCGAACTCCTTGCTGCGGGCCAGGATGATGCCGCCGCGCGGGCCGCCGAGCGTCTTGTGCGTGGTGGAGGTCACCACGTCCGCGAACGGCACCGGGTTCGGGTGCAGACCGGCGGCGACGAGCCCGGCGAAGTGCGCCATGTCGACCCACAGGTACGCGCCGACCTCGTCGGCGATCCGGCGGAACTCGGCGAAGTCGAGCTGGCGCGGGTAGGCGGACCAGCCCGCGATGATCACCTTCGGGCGGTTCTCCTTGGCCAGACGCTCGACCTCGGCCATGTCGACCAGACCGGCCTCGTCGACGTGGTACGCCACCACGTTGAACTGCTTGCCGGAGAAGTTCAGGCGCATGCCGTGGGTGAGGTGGCCGCCGTGCGCCAGGTCCAGGCCGAGGATCGTGTCGCCGGGCTTGGCGATCGCGAAGAGGGCGGCCTGGTTGGCGGAGGCGCCGGAGTGCGGCTGGACGTTGGCGTACTCGGCGCCGAACAGGTCCTTGACCCGGTCGATCGCGATCTGCTCGGTGACGTCGACGTGCTCACAGCCGCCGTAGTAGCGACGGCCGGGGTAGCCCTCGGCGTACTTGTTGGTGAGGACCGTGCCCTGGGCCTCCATGACGGCGACCGGAGCGAAGTTCTCCGAGGCGATCATTTCCAGGGTGGACTGCTGGCGGTGGAGCTCGGCGTCGACGGCGGCGGCGACGTCCGGGTCCAGCTCGTGGAGAGGGGTGTTGAGAAGCGACATCAGGTGGTCCCTAAGGGTCTTTAGTTGCCGGAGAACGCGCTGTACTCGTCAGCGGAGAGCAGGTCCTTCGGCTCTTCCGCGATGCGCACCTTGAACAGCCAGCCGCCCTCGAAGGGCGCGGAGTTCACCAGCGACGGGTCTTCCACGACGTCCTGGTTCGACTCGACGACCTCACCGGTCACCGGCGAGTACAGGTCGCTGACCGACTTCGTCGACTCGAGCTCACCGCAGGTCTCGCCCGCGGTCACGGTGTCGCCGACCTCAGGGAGCTGGGCGAAGACGACGTCACCGAGCGCGTTGGCCGCGTGCTCGGTGATGCCGACGGTGGCCACACCGTCCTCGGCGGGCGAGAGCCACTCGTGCTCCTTGCTGTAACGCAGCTGCTGGGGGTTGCTCATGACCTGAATTCTCCTGTACGCGGATGGGTGCTGCGGAACGAGAAAGATGTGCGTGACGTCACTGCGGACGCCCGCGGGGGGTCACTTCTGGCGCTTGTAGAACGGCAGCGCCACGACCTCGTACGGCTCGTGGGTGCCGCGGATGTCCACGCCGACGCCCTCGGTGCCGGGGGCCGCGTGCGCCGCGTCGACGTACGCGATGGCGATCGGCTTGCCGAGCGTCGGGGACGGGGCGCCGGAGGTGACCTCGCCGATGACCTTGCCGTCGGCGACCACGGGGAAGCCCGCGCGCGGGACGCGGCGGCCCGAAGCGATCAGGCCGACCAGCTTGCGCGGGGGAGCGGTCTCGGCGCGCTCGGCGGCGGCAGCGAGGGCGGCACGGCCCACGAAGTTCTCCGACTCCGAGGTCTTCTCGAACTTCACGACCCGGCCGAGGCCCGCGTCGAACGGCGTCAGCTCGGCGGTCAGCTCGTGCCCGTACAGCGGCATGCCCGCCTCCAGGCGCAGCGTGTCGCGGCAGGAGAGGCCGGCCGGGACCATGCCGACGGGCGTGCCCGCCTCCATCAGCGCGCCCCACAGCTTCTCCGCGTCACCGGGGGCGACGAAGAGCTCGAAGCCGTCCTCGCCGGTGTAGCCGGTGCGGGCGATCAGCGCGGGCACGCCCGCGACCGTGCCGGGCAGGCCCGCGTAGTACTTCAGGCCGTCCAGGTCGGCGTCCGTGAGGGACTTCAGGATGCCGGGGGACTCGGGACCCTGGACGGCGAGCAGCGCGTACGCGTCGCGGTCGTCGCGGACCTCGGCGTCGAACTCCTCGACGCGGTTGCTCAGCTCGTTCAGGACGTTCTGGGCGTTGGAGGCGTTGGCGACGACCATGTACTCGGCCTCGGCCAGGCGGTACACGATCAGGTCGTCGAGGATGCCGCCGTCCCCGTCGACGATCATCGTGTAGCGGGCGCGGCCGACACCGACGGAGCCGATGTTGCCGACCAGCGAGAAGTTCAGGAAGTCCACGGCCTCCGGGCCGGTGACGGTGATCTCGCCCATGTGGGAGAGGTCGAAGAGACCGGCCTTGGTGCGTACGGCGATGTGCTCTTCGCGCTCGCTGCCGTACCGCAGCGGCATGTCCCAGCCCGCGAAGTCGGTCATGGTCGCGCCGAGCGCCCGATGCACCGCATCGAGGGCTGTCAGACGGGGGGCGGTACTCATACGTAGAACTCCCAGGGCATGACGGGCGAGGTAGTTCCTCCCCATCTGTCATCGGAACCTGAGAGGTTCACCACGACCCGTACGTATGGGGGGTCATGACTTGCACCTTGGGTGGAGCCGCCGTGGCGGCCCGCTTTTCAGATGTGCCTCGCCCGCGCGGTACGGGGCCTGAGAGATTCAAGGGAGGGACTTGCTCCTTCGGCGCCCCGGCGCGTCGTACGACTCGTACGACGGTGACCGGGAACTCTCCCGCGCGGATTCAAGCGGCCTGTATGGAGTTTGCGGGCACATCATTGCACGGGGCTCCGTCACAGGGCAGTGCCAGTCCAGTAATGCCCTTGTGCCGCATTACCTTCTCTTTACACTTGCCGGGGAAGCTGCGGTAAGCAGGTACGTGACCGCTGCGGTAAGCAGGTACGTGACCGCTATGGGGAGGCCGATCACGGTGCGCAGGACCAGTGTCTACGCGACCAACACAGGGGTGGCCCTGCCCAAGCAGGCAGCCGCCGTCACCAGGGAGAGCTATGGCCCCCTGCCCGCGGCCGTCGTCCGGGACCTGAGGCAGCGGATGGGCCACAGCCCGCACCGGCTGACGTTCGGCGGCGGCGACCTGATCGTCGTCTCCGGGCTGCCGGGCAGCGGAAAGTCCACGCTGATGCGCAGAGCCGTCGCGGGCCCGCGCATCGACTCGCAGGACACCCGCGACCGCTGGGCGGGGCGCATGCCGCGCTTCCTTCCGTACGCGGTCTACCGCCCCCTGGTCCGCGTCGCGCACTACGCGGGCCTGCGCCGGGCCCTGCGCTCCGGCGAGGGGGTCGTCGTGCACGACTGCGGCACCCAGGCCTGGGTGCGCCGCTGGCTGGCCAGGGAAGCGGCGCGGCGGGGCACGACCCTGCATCTGCTGCTCCTGGACGTGCCGCCGCAGACCGCCGTCGAGGGCCAGCTCGCGCGCGGCCGCGGCGTCTCGCGGTACGCCTTCGCGCGCCACCGCAGAACGGTCGGCAGGCTCGTCGGCGCCGCCGAGCGGGGCGATCTGCCGCGCGGCGTCGGCTCGGCGCTGCTGCTCGACCGGACGGCGGCGGGCACGCTGCGGGCGATCGGCTTCGGGGACTGAGGGGACTGAGGGGACTGAGGCTGAGCGGACTGAGGGGATCGACCCGCGGGCGGTGCGTGCCGCGTTAGGGTTCGAGCCGCAGGCAGAGCGGGACGAGCAGGGGTAAGACAGATGGACATTCCGGCGCAGGCGCACGCCCATCCGTACGGAGGATGGCCGGGCAACGAACTCGAAGAGGTGCTCGCGGCGGCCCTCGGCACCGGCGGCGCTCCTCAGACCAGCACAGCCTCCGCGGGGGCCCGGATCGTCGAGGTCCTCGGCCGCAGCCACGTCTGGGTCCCGCTGCCGAACGGCGGCGACGGTGCCGGCGGCACGCTCGACCTGCCCACGCTGGAGATCGAGGGCCAGGCGTACGTGCCCGTCTTCAGCTCCGAGCAGCAGTTCCAGCAGGTCACCGGCGGCCGGATGAGCTGCACCGTGGCGCCCGCCGTGGAGTTCGCGCGCGGACTGCCCCCGCAGCTCGGCATCGCGGTCAACCCGGACGGCACGGTCGGCGTGCCGCTGCCGCCGCCCGCCGTCGCCGAGCTCTGCCGGGCCGGACGCACCCCGCTCGACGGTCCCGCGAGCGGCGGCCGCGTCCGCCTTTACGAGCCGGACTGGCAGCACGACCCGGTGGACTTCCTGTCCGCCGCGGCCCGCGAGTTCGAGGCCACCGGAGTGGTGCTGAGCGCCCGTCGCTGCCTGGCCAGCATCGAGGGCGATGACCCCTCCCTGTTCATCGGCGTCGAACTGTCCTCCTGGGAGGGCGACGCCCGTGACCTGCCGATGGCGGCCGTGGGCCGTGCGCTCGGCCTGGCCCCGGTGCCCTGGCCGGTGAACCTGGTGCTGCTCGACGTGGCCCAGGACCCGGTGGGCGACTGGCTGCGCGCAAGGGTGCGGCCCTTCTTCGGACAGAGCCACCAGCACGAGCACGGACGTGTGTAGAGATACGAGCACGGAGGTGTGGAGAGACATGCGCACCGGCGGGTGTGACCACGCCGTACGTCAAGTCGGTGTCAGGATCGCCGCTTAAGCTGGTTTCATGACCCGGGCGGGTTACGGCCGTGCCGGCCGGGTCCGTTTGCGGATCATTCGGATCATCGGGGTCGTCGGGTCATCGCGAAGGGGCGGTTAAGGGTGAGTGCGTCGGGCACGGCTGCGGCCGGGCAGGTCGAGCACATGCTGCGCCAGGTGACGCCGGGGCGCTACGACGCCTACGAGGCGCTCCTGCGGGCGCTCGCCGCCGACCAGGTGTGGATGCTGCTCTGGCACGGCCAGGCCGGATCCCCCGACGCCCAGTACGGAAACATGGAGGTCGAGGGCCTCGGCTACGCGCCGTGTGTGACCTCCGCCCAGGAGCTCTCCGCCAGTGGCTGGAACCGCTCGTACGAAGTGGTCGCAGGCGTCGACATCGCCCGCACCCTCTACCCCGACCACTACGGCCTCTGGCTCAACCCGCACGCGCCCGGCGGCGGCGTCGGCATCCCCTGGCTGGATCTGCGCCGTATCGCATCGGGCCTGGACCTGCTGCCGGCGGGCCCGCTGCGGCTCACCGAGCCGGCCATCGAGATCCCGCAGTTCTACGCCCTGCTCACGCAGAACGCGCACCGCACCCCGGCGGTCCGCGCGCTGCGCCGCGCCTGGGTGCAGCCCGCGCTCGGCGCCCCGTATCTGGCCATCGGTCTCGATGTGTACGACACGTCGCCGCCCTCGGTCGACGCCGTGCGCGCGATGATGCAGCAGTCGATCGCCGCCGTGCCCGACGGCCTGCCCGTGTCGACGGTCGCGATGTCCGACGCGTACGACCCGGTCGCCATGTGGCTGCGCGCCAACGCCAGGCCGTTCTACGACCGTGAGGCCCAGGCGGCCCCGGCCCCCGCGGGCGGCTACGGCTACCCCGCGCAGTACTGAGAACCGCCCGCACCTGCCCGAACGGTCACGATGTCCCGTTCTGGTGGTGGAGGGGCTCTATAGGCCCCTGTGGCTCCTTGCGACCCAACTGCCCCGTGTTCGCCCCTCGTTCACCCGAGTCCGGATAACGGAACACTCCGATCAGCATCACGGTTGCGCATCCATTCCCCAACAAGGCTGGTAACAGATCGCGACCCCGATGAAGACTCCCGCACCAGGGGCGGTTCGCCCCTGTGTACGACGGACTGATCACGTCGCTACAGCGGCAAGTGCGGGCCGGTCACCACCGGTTGAGAGGGGTCCCTGCCACGATGACGGCACCATTGCATGACACACCTGCGGACGCGGACCCGACCGAGGACGTCGCCCCCGCAGCTGGTGCAGGGGTGAAGAAGGTCGAGGGGCGGTCCCTCAAGCAGATCGCCTGGAACCGCCTGAAGCGGGACAAGGTCGCCCTGGCCGGCGGCATCACCGTGCTCGTCCTGGTCCTGGTCGCCGTCTTCGCGCCCCTGATCGTCTCCCTGCTGGGCCACCCGCCCAACGAGTTCCATCAGGAAGAGCTCGAAGACCTGACGAACCTGCCCAAGGGCGCGTTCGGCGGCATGAGCTGGGACTTCCTCTTCGGGGTCGAGCCCAACAAGGGCCGCGACGTCTTCAGCCGGATCGTCTACGGCGCCCGGATCTCCCTCCTGGTGGCGTTCCTCGCCGCCGTGGTGGCCGTGGTGCTCGGGACGTTCTTCGGCATCATCGCCGGCTACTTCGGCGGCTGGATCGACGCGCTGATCAGCCGGGTCATGGACGTGCTGCTCGCCTTCC
Proteins encoded in this region:
- the gcvT gene encoding glycine cleavage system aminomethyltransferase GcvT, with amino-acid sequence MSTAPRLTALDAVHRALGATMTDFAGWDMPLRYGSEREEHIAVRTKAGLFDLSHMGEITVTGPEAVDFLNFSLVGNIGSVGVGRARYTMIVDGDGGILDDLIVYRLAEAEYMVVANASNAQNVLNELSNRVEEFDAEVRDDRDAYALLAVQGPESPGILKSLTDADLDGLKYYAGLPGTVAGVPALIARTGYTGEDGFELFVAPGDAEKLWGALMEAGTPVGMVPAGLSCRDTLRLEAGMPLYGHELTAELTPFDAGLGRVVKFEKTSESENFVGRAALAAAAERAETAPPRKLVGLIASGRRVPRAGFPVVADGKVIGEVTSGAPSPTLGKPIAIAYVDAAHAAPGTEGVGVDIRGTHEPYEVVALPFYKRQK
- a CDS encoding AAA family ATPase, which encodes MGRPITVRRTSVYATNTGVALPKQAAAVTRESYGPLPAAVVRDLRQRMGHSPHRLTFGGGDLIVVSGLPGSGKSTLMRRAVAGPRIDSQDTRDRWAGRMPRFLPYAVYRPLVRVAHYAGLRRALRSGEGVVVHDCGTQAWVRRWLAREAARRGTTLHLLLLDVPPQTAVEGQLARGRGVSRYAFARHRRTVGRLVGAAERGDLPRGVGSALLLDRTAAGTLRAIGFGD
- a CDS encoding enhanced serine sensitivity protein SseB, whose translation is MDIPAQAHAHPYGGWPGNELEEVLAAALGTGGAPQTSTASAGARIVEVLGRSHVWVPLPNGGDGAGGTLDLPTLEIEGQAYVPVFSSEQQFQQVTGGRMSCTVAPAVEFARGLPPQLGIAVNPDGTVGVPLPPPAVAELCRAGRTPLDGPASGGRVRLYEPDWQHDPVDFLSAAAREFEATGVVLSARRCLASIEGDDPSLFIGVELSSWEGDARDLPMAAVGRALGLAPVPWPVNLVLLDVAQDPVGDWLRARVRPFFGQSHQHEHGRV
- a CDS encoding enhanced serine sensitivity protein SseB C-terminal domain-containing protein, whose product is MSASGTAAAGQVEHMLRQVTPGRYDAYEALLRALAADQVWMLLWHGQAGSPDAQYGNMEVEGLGYAPCVTSAQELSASGWNRSYEVVAGVDIARTLYPDHYGLWLNPHAPGGGVGIPWLDLRRIASGLDLLPAGPLRLTEPAIEIPQFYALLTQNAHRTPAVRALRRAWVQPALGAPYLAIGLDVYDTSPPSVDAVRAMMQQSIAAVPDGLPVSTVAMSDAYDPVAMWLRANARPFYDREAQAAPAPAGGYGYPAQY
- a CDS encoding ABC transporter permease, which codes for MTAPLHDTPADADPTEDVAPAAGAGVKKVEGRSLKQIAWNRLKRDKVALAGGITVLVLVLVAVFAPLIVSLLGHPPNEFHQEELEDLTNLPKGAFGGMSWDFLFGVEPNKGRDVFSRIVYGARISLLVAFLAAVVAVVLGTFFGIIAGYFGGWIDALISRVMDVLLAFPQLLFVISLVSVLPDDLLGLTGSGVRIAVLILVIGFFGWPYVGRIVRGQTLSLREREYVEAARSLGGGQRHILFKELLPNLVAPITVYATLMIPTNILTEAALSFLGAGVRPPTASWGGMLRDALATYEHDPMFMVFPGLAIFVTVLAFNLFGDGLRDALDPKGTR